GGACCAGATATCACACATGAAGGTGAAGGCCGCCACCCCGTGGCTACAATATGTATTACACTGCGATACATTACGCTGATGCACTCTGACAAGGTTGTCAACACTGAGGGCTTATATCCGacactctttctcattctcttgcTTTATCTGTGTAATTATCGCTCTCTCATGCACTCCCCGCTCCTTCTGTGTTCTTCTCTGGGTAGAACTACATCGCCAGGTTTGGTCATGGCTCTGCTAAGTTGGCCAGACAGGCGCAGAGCAAAGAGAAGACTCTGCAGAAGATGGTGGCCTCAGGCCTGACTGAACGAGTAGTGAATGACAAGGCAAGAGACCCTCATCCAGCCAGCAACTCATCTGGGTGGACACCAATGAACACACCCGATCTCGTTCATGACATCTCGTGAAGCTAAAGGCAGTGTCTCCCTATAGCGATGTACCATAAcctcttctctgcctctcctcctccctcagactCTGTCACTGTATTTTCCTCCCTGTGGGAAGATTCCTCCTCCGGTTATCATGGTTCAGAACGTCAGCTTCCAGTACAGCGACAACACTGTGAGTAGGGGTGCGTTTGGGGAGTCTGTTTGGGTCGCCACACCCATCACCAGGGACGGAGCACCTAGACTGTATGTTCTCCCGCCACATCCACCTGTCTTATGAACTGTGGTTCACTGTTATGAAATGCTGTAAGGGGAATCAAGATTGACTGAAACAAACCTCTCTCTTATGTCTCATCCCAGCCTCACATATACAATAATCTGGAGTTTGGTATCGATCTGGACACACGAGTGGCCCTGGTGGGGCCCAATGGGGCGGGGAAGTCCACACTGCTCAAACTGCTTATGGGAGAGGTAGGAGGGCCAGCGGCACTAGAGCAAAACAGTTTAGTTCACCTGTAAGGATCCCTTCTCGGAGGTTGTGTATGAACAGTGGGGTatgctccctttgtctctcccctGGTGTCCCCAGCTCCTTCCCACTGATGGCATGATCAGGAAACACTCTCACGTGAAGATTGGGAGATATCACCAGGTGGGAACAGCACTGACACGGCCGTACACACATGATTTACCGCAGTTTGCAGTAGCTATGTGCTTTGTTAATCAGTTCCTGCCTCTTCATCACTGAGACCAGAAGCGTGTTTCTCCTGCCCGGCACAGCGGCATGTCGTGATGTCGAGTGTTGACCTTCACTGTAGATGATAGACCCTCTCAGTAACCTCAGGacccctctggtctgcagcacCTCACAGAGCAGCTGGACCTGGACCTGTCTCCTCTGGAGTACATGATGAAGTGCTACCCCGAGatcaaggagaaggaggagatgaggaagatcATCGGCCGCTACGGCTTGACTGGAAAACAACAGGTGAGGATTTGATTTGGTTTGACCTTGATGTGTAACCAGGAATAACTTCCACCGAGGAGCCACCTAGGTGACACAAAGCCTTTTGTAATAGGGCAGCGTCAGCTATTGTTACAGTTTGTGTATTTTGTATGTAGTTTgatctttttcttttcctcggTTCTCAAGGTGAGCCCTATCAGGAATCTGTCTGACGGTCAGAAGTGTCGTGTGTGCTTTTCCTGGCTGGCCTGGCAGAACCCCCACATGCTGTTCCTGGACGAGCCCACCAATCACCTGGACATCGAGACTATCGATGCCCTGGCGGACGCCATCAACGAGTTTGAGGGCGGTATGATGCTGGTCAGCCACGACTTCAGACTCATCCAGCAGGTGAGCAACCTTCCCCTTTCCTGGTTGTTTTGTTTCTAAAAGAGAATATTAAGTAAAGAAATGTTTAAGGTTTTGTTTTTAAAAGGTGGCTACTATATGCTTGAAGAATGtaacctctttctcccccccctagGTGGCACAAGAGATCTGGGTGTGTGAGAAGCAGACCATCACCAAGTGGAACAGGGACATTCTGGCTTATAAAGAGCACTTGAAATCCAAGATTGATAAGACAACACATGATATCTAGAACCTCCTACCTTCCATTTGTGACACTTTGCCTCAAACTTCCTGGACATGGATATGTCAGGGATTCTGCTTTGTGAAACATCTGACAGTACTCAGCTGTAGCggcactctgattggctgatgtaGCATCTCAATGCATTATGGGATGCTTTTGGGTATACTGGCAtcagaaaaaatattttgtatttttcaaaAACAAGTTacatttgatttaaaaaaaagcttTCAGGTCAAattgtataatatttaaaagTACATTTCCCTACCCATATGAAAGATATTTTGCCTTGTCTTTTTATTTAACTATATGTACTTGATATAATGGTTTGTCTGAATAAATCTATTTGCAATGGGgtatttacagttgctttgattATTATGATGTGCATGAAACAAACTAAACATTCAAAACAGTATTTATTTCTTCTGCATTTGCCTTTGAAAATGTACAGTGCTCTTATCCAAAACCATTTACATTTTGGGGAAAAATAAACTGTCCAGTATTTTTACATCTCTGTAAACATAAGAGAAGCAAAACTCAATTTCATATTACAGAAGGTGCATTGGTGCTCATGAACCCAGCCACTCATGCAATATGCATCATGGCCAACTGTCGACCAACACATCGAGCAACTCCTACCACAAGGGTATGCTTAAGATATCCAGTTGTAATGGAATTTATTTTCAAATGGACTTAAGTGTTACGGATTACAAGCAGAGTCTAACAGGAAAAACGAGGTTGAATGGACGTTAACTGTCTGGCATAGAACACATCCCCCTCACTGGAGCTGCCAGGTCTGAGGGGTTACAACTGTTTTACTGACTGAATTCTGAAGGGAAGTATTTGACATTCTAGTTAACATGCTGTGGTACATACATGGTACACACCTGGTTGTTTCATATAGTTGCCCTGCTTTAAGACATTTCATGCATACGTGTCGGCCACTTTCTGGATCTATGTGGCACGATCAAGTGGGAGGATGACATCATGTCATCATGTCATCATGACATCATGTCATCATGTCATCATGTCATCATGACATCAGCGGTTTGGGGGTTTGATACATGGGTTCAGGTGTAATGCATGTATAATATCTGCAGAGGCTAAAGTCAGGGGACGCAAGGCTGTGTGCTAAAGACGCCAGAGCGGGTGTGCCACTAGCTGATGGGTTGTCTAGCTGATGGGTTGTCTAGCTGATGGGTTGTCTAGCTGATGCCTTGTCTAGCTGATGCCTTGTCTAGCTGATGCCTTGTCTAGCTGATGCCTTGTCTAGCTGATGCCTTGTCTAGCTGGGTGACAGACTGTCGTGTTGGAAGCAGGTGATTCTGTCAGCAGGATACTGAATAGATCACACTGAATTAAAAACGTTTGTTTGGTCTGTATGTTTGGGTAGTGGCCATCTGTGGTTCTCCATGTGTGTGGCTCTAAtaagtcttgtgtgtgtgtgtgtgacagtgtggtaggctgctggggaggggggctgagcgCGCTGTCCAAGTCTCACTGGGCGTCGTCGTCGGAGACCTGGTCGGGGGGGATGACCGTTGTGTTGCTGGCGCGGATGCTGGTGATGTGTgggcaggaggagatgaggtTGGCGATGCCCAACAGTGTCACGCCAGAGCTGTCCAGGTTCACCTGGCTCAGGTTCATACGCTTCAGGTACTTCAGACCTGAGGACCACAACAAACGACCATGAGCTGAAGCTGGTAGTCGTTCATTCCTGTGCTCCATTCTGCTCGAGCCTGGTGTCAAACAGAACGGATggccaggaagtgtgtgtgtgtgcgtgatcttACCATGGTCAGTGATGCGTGTGCGGCTGAGGTTGAGCTTCAGCAGCTGGGAGCAGTTGACCAGACCTCTCCTCACCACCGTGTCCCCCACCTGGGTACTGGCTAGCCCCAACACCTGAGAAGAACACACCAGCGCATACGCCTGTTCAAACACTCTTATTCAATAACATGTGTTCCAACAAAGCAATGTTTGTCCTCCTCTGATTAACCTGCTGTACCTAGCTACAGGAGGTGTGGCAGAcaggtatggtgtgtgtgtgtgttagtatagggtgtgtgtgtgtgtgtgtgtggggggggggggggggggggggggctcacctGCAGGTGTGGCAgacaggtgtggtgtgtgtgtgtgtttgtatagggagtgtgtgtgcgtgtgtgggggtagGGGCTCACCTGCAGGTGCGGCAGACAGGTGACCAGAGCAGCCACGCCCCTGCTGGTAACGGCCGTGCGGTCCAGACAGAGCTCCAGCAGCTCCTGCAGACACCTCAGAGAGGGCAGCCCCGCGTCTGTCACCTGGGTGTTACTGAGGGACAGCTTCTTCAGCCTGGGAAAcacgtacacaacacacacacaccgcgagTAGTTAGTCACTGTGACAGGCCGACCAATAATGCACACAAGTATTTGAAGAGATTTCAAATAGCATTTTGCACCAAGGTTTAAAAGCTACTTAGAGATATGTAATGTAGCTGCAGAGGCCATGTTGATGATGAGTAAGCTACCATAGAGGGGTGGGGTTTACCTGGTCATGGATGCCAGCTCAGAGACTCCCTGGTCAGTGACGTGTGTGTAGTCGGTCAGGTCCAgctctgagaggagagacagcctGGAGAGGAAGTGCAGCCCACTGTCTGTCACTGAGTGGCGCCCAGGAAGGGTGAGCTGGGTCAGCTTAAGACCTAGGAAGACAAAACAAACTCACCCTCAAAAAACACTCATCATTACAGTTGTATGCAATTGGTTTCTaatacacacccgcacacacagctAAAAACAGAGCGACTTACCCGAGATGATCTGAAGGGCGTGGTTGCCGTCAGCAACGGGGATGCCGGCCAggctgagggaagagagagaggagtgggttgccaggttctcCAGGGAATCCTCCCTCACGCCGGTGCCATCCAGGTAAAGGgtctgcaggcaggccagctgtgCCAGGGCAGACACATCGCTCacctgagggaggagcagggttgAAGAGAATGACAGAACACAAAAGACATTTTTAAACGGTGAACCTTGTAGATTTATTGTCACTTAAAAGGAGAGCGAggcagagcatgagagagacagggacagagagggaattacagaaagaggaaacacagaggaagcaggggtgtgtgtgtgtgtgtggaggggcctACCTTGGTGTGTTTGATGCTGAGCAGTCGCAGCTGTGGAGTGCAGGCGGGCAGCACTGCCAGGGTAGCCTCCGTCACAGACGTCTGGTTCAGACTGAGCTGGGAGAGTGATGACGGGGCTGACTGAAGATACAGCACCATTCCGACATCGCTTACTTTGGTCTGGTCCAGGGACAG
Above is a genomic segment from Osmerus mordax isolate fOsmMor3 chromosome 15, fOsmMor3.pri, whole genome shotgun sequence containing:
- the abcf2b gene encoding ATP-binding cassette, sub-family F, member 2b isoform X2, with the translated sequence MVREKRVAGLAQELDEFELRRTEARAVTGVLASHPNSTDVHISSLSLTFHGQELLSDTSLELNSGRRYGLIGLNGTGKSMLLSAIGHREIPIPEHIDIYHLTREMAPSDKTALQCVMEVDQERIMLEKEAERLAHEDSECEKLMELYERLEELDADKAEVRASRILHGLGFSASMQHKKLQDFSGGWRMRVALARALFIKPFMLLLDEPTNHLDLDACVWLEEELKAFKRILVLISHSQDFLNGVCTNIIHLHQRKLKCYTGNYDQYIKTREELEENQMKRFNWEQDQISHMKNYIARFGHGSAKLARQAQSKEKTLQKMVASGLTERVVNDKTLSLYFPPCGKIPPPVIMVQNVSFQYSDNTPHIYNNLEFGIDLDTRVALVGPNGAGKSTLLKLLMGELLPTDGMIRKHSHVKIGRYHQHLTEQLDLDLSPLEYMMKCYPEIKEKEEMRKIIGRYGLTGKQQVSPIRNLSDGQKCRVCFSWLAWQNPHMLFLDEPTNHLDIETIDALADAINEFEGGMMLVSHDFRLIQQVAQEIWVCEKQTITKWNRDILAYKEHLKSKIDKTTHDI